A part of Chloroflexota bacterium genomic DNA contains:
- the dnaB gene encoding replicative DNA helicase, with translation MSIQPTYEPEPGSGLKVVPQSREAEEAVIGSILINPDAYFDVAEFLLPDDFYIHRHRWIWEAFSRLQQNRIPIDSLTVIEDLDQQGKLAEIGGPAFITALINSVPSSLHATAYAHIVEETAVRRRMLEAANKIATLAYEEDTHLDAVMDDAEKAVFGVSERRLTRDLAPIQQVLSEFYDHIGELAAKDEEISGVPTGFIDLDHLLNGLQPSDLLIVAGRPGMGKTGFALSVAKNAALIHKKHVAVFSLEMGNDQLVQRLLSQETAIDSQRLRTGKLEKDEWSTLTHAIEVLSGTKIFLDDTPGITPMQLRTKCRRLHLEYRLDLIIIDYLQLMAGDNRTENRVQEVSYISRQLKVLARELQVPVLAAAQLSRAVEQRSDKHPVLSDLRESGSLEQDADIVMFIYRPDVYEEDTELQNVAEVIVAKHRNGPTGSVQLIFRKNLAKFENAVTRLHDLKEM, from the coding sequence ATGAGTATTCAGCCAACCTATGAACCTGAACCAGGCTCCGGATTAAAAGTTGTTCCCCAGAGCCGCGAAGCCGAAGAAGCCGTCATTGGGTCAATTTTAATTAACCCCGATGCTTATTTCGATGTGGCTGAATTTTTGCTGCCCGATGATTTTTATATCCATCGTCATCGCTGGATTTGGGAAGCCTTCTCGCGCTTGCAGCAGAACCGCATCCCGATTGATTCGCTGACCGTTATCGAAGACTTGGATCAGCAGGGTAAACTGGCCGAAATTGGCGGCCCGGCTTTTATCACCGCGCTGATTAATAGCGTACCTTCATCCTTGCATGCCACCGCGTATGCCCACATTGTTGAAGAAACCGCCGTGCGTCGCCGCATGTTGGAAGCTGCCAACAAGATCGCTACGCTGGCCTATGAGGAAGATACCCACCTCGATGCGGTGATGGATGATGCCGAGAAAGCTGTTTTCGGTGTGAGTGAACGCCGCCTGACCCGCGATCTGGCACCGATTCAGCAAGTGCTGAGCGAGTTCTACGATCATATTGGCGAATTGGCCGCCAAAGACGAAGAGATCAGCGGGGTGCCGACGGGCTTCATTGACCTCGATCATCTCCTCAATGGTCTGCAACCCTCCGATTTGCTCATCGTGGCCGGGAGGCCGGGCATGGGCAAAACCGGCTTCGCCCTCTCTGTTGCCAAGAACGCCGCCCTGATCCATAAAAAGCATGTTGCCGTTTTCTCGCTGGAAATGGGTAACGATCAGCTTGTGCAGCGTCTTTTGTCACAAGAGACCGCCATCGATTCGCAGCGCCTGCGTACCGGCAAACTTGAAAAAGACGAGTGGAGCACACTCACCCATGCGATTGAAGTGCTCAGCGGAACAAAGATTTTCCTCGATGACACGCCGGGCATCACCCCCATGCAATTGCGCACCAAATGCCGCCGCCTGCATTTGGAGTATCGCCTCGATTTGATAATTATTGATTATTTGCAGCTTATGGCGGGCGATAATCGCACCGAGAACCGCGTGCAAGAAGTCTCGTATATCTCGCGGCAGCTCAAGGTGCTGGCGCGTGAATTACAAGTGCCTGTGCTGGCCGCGGCGCAGCTCTCGCGTGCGGTAGAACAACGCTCTGACAAGCATCCCGTACTCTCCGATTTGCGCGAATCCGGGTCGTTGGAGCAAGATGCCGACATCGTTATGTTTATCTATCGCCCCGATGTTTACGAGGAAGATACCGAATTGCAAAA
- a CDS encoding biotin/lipoyl-binding protein, with product MKYITTINDHEYIVEILDERRVVVDGVCYAVDFESVSGQPVFSLLVDGKSYEAYIYESDEALEVLLRGALYSAAVVDEREHRLRSAFGSGPAQSGEYYLKAPMPGLVIDIPVTDGQEIAEGDVLLILESMKMQNELKAPRAGVISRIKVAVGESVERRQTLLSVV from the coding sequence ATGAAATATATTACGACGATTAATGACCATGAATATATCGTTGAAATTCTGGATGAGCGCCGTGTAGTCGTGGATGGTGTTTGCTATGCGGTGGATTTTGAATCGGTTAGCGGACAACCGGTTTTCTCGCTTCTGGTGGATGGCAAGTCCTATGAGGCTTATATTTACGAAAGTGATGAGGCCCTGGAAGTTCTCTTGCGGGGCGCGCTGTATTCGGCTGCTGTAGTAGATGAGCGCGAACATCGCTTGCGCTCGGCGTTTGGCAGCGGCCCAGCCCAAAGCGGGGAGTATTACCTCAAAGCGCCGATGCCCGGTTTGGTGATTGATATTCCTGTAACCGATGGGCAAGAAATTGCTGAGGGGGATGTGCTGTTGATTCTCGAATCGATGAAAATGCAGAACGAACTCAAAGCGCCGCGTGCTGGTGTCATTTCGCGTATCAAGGTTGCGGTGGGTGAGAGCGTGGAGCGTCGGCAGACGTTATTGAGTGTCGTCTAA
- a CDS encoding bifunctional nuclease family protein, producing the protein MPEMVEVIIDSIRVSLLNQQRIVILRELDVERYLAIWIGIYEAEHLTMALQDVAASRPLTYDLMIKMVKELDASIARVEVVALRDETFYGNIVLRLHDQEMNIDARPSDAMNLAIRSGVPIYVALEVMESAGITPEEDAVAMDAADADIVAESADEKDDERLSIFEDFLDKLNLDDTEDESPEN; encoded by the coding sequence ATGCCCGAAATGGTTGAAGTTATTATCGATAGTATTCGTGTCAGCTTGCTCAATCAGCAGCGCATCGTTATTTTGCGTGAGCTAGATGTTGAGCGGTATCTTGCCATCTGGATTGGCATCTACGAGGCCGAGCACCTGACGATGGCCCTGCAAGATGTGGCGGCATCGCGCCCATTGACTTACGATCTGATGATAAAGATGGTCAAGGAACTAGATGCCAGTATTGCCCGTGTGGAAGTCGTTGCCCTGCGCGATGAAACATTCTATGGCAATATTGTACTCCGTCTCCATGACCAGGAAATGAATATCGATGCCCGTCCCTCCGATGCCATGAACCTGGCGATTCGCAGCGGCGTGCCGATTTATGTGGCGCTTGAAGTCATGGAGAGCGCTGGCATCACCCCGGAAGAAGATGCCGTTGCAATGGACGCGGCTGATGCCGATATTGTGGCTGAATCTGCCGATGAAAAAGATGATGAACGCCTTTCGATCTTCGAAGATTTCCTCGACAAGTTAAACCTTGATGATACCGAGGACGAAAGCCCCGAAAACTAA